One segment of Streptomyces sp. NBC_00576 DNA contains the following:
- a CDS encoding GGDEF domain-containing protein: MGEESRLRAVVTLAQGMAAAQSPRESWRAAALGGCHALAGNFAALSVWERELGRLRVLVNVGERAADEEEFPEGEAYPVHEFPEIAEFLHERWAGGGEPNAWVETAEGPARGPSAGRAGYCHQRVAALRRRGRGCCVVAPVVLHGRAWGELYVARPAGAPVFGRADADFATVLASVVAAGIAQTERLEEARRLAFTDALTGLANRRAVDAHLDEAIERHRRDGAVVSLVVCDLNGLKRVNDSLGHAVGDRLLERFGSVLSLCGAMLPGALAARLGGDEFCLLVVGAPVDDVVRAAGELCRRAAELELGEGVACGIASTADAIGPVRTARRLFRLADAAQYRAKAVHADRPVVAGREGPDDPVVRLADARPSGEEVVERRRFRGRRL, from the coding sequence ATGGGTGAGGAAAGCCGGCTCCGCGCCGTCGTGACGCTCGCGCAGGGCATGGCCGCCGCGCAGAGCCCCCGCGAGTCCTGGCGTGCCGCCGCGCTCGGTGGGTGTCACGCGCTGGCCGGTAACTTCGCCGCGCTGTCGGTCTGGGAGCGGGAGCTGGGGCGGCTGCGGGTCCTCGTGAACGTGGGGGAGCGGGCCGCCGACGAGGAGGAGTTCCCGGAGGGGGAGGCCTACCCCGTGCACGAGTTCCCGGAGATCGCCGAGTTCCTGCACGAGCGATGGGCGGGCGGTGGTGAGCCCAACGCCTGGGTCGAGACCGCCGAGGGGCCGGCACGAGGGCCGTCGGCGGGGCGCGCCGGGTACTGCCATCAGCGCGTCGCCGCCCTACGGCGCCGGGGGCGCGGCTGCTGTGTCGTCGCCCCCGTCGTGCTGCATGGCAGGGCCTGGGGTGAGCTGTACGTCGCCCGGCCCGCCGGTGCCCCCGTCTTCGGCCGTGCCGACGCCGACTTCGCCACCGTCCTGGCCTCTGTCGTCGCCGCCGGGATCGCCCAGACCGAGCGGCTGGAGGAGGCGCGGCGGCTCGCCTTCACCGACGCGCTCACCGGGCTCGCCAACCGCCGCGCGGTGGACGCCCACCTCGACGAGGCGATCGAGCGGCACCGGCGGGACGGTGCCGTGGTCAGTCTGGTCGTCTGCGATCTGAACGGGCTCAAGCGCGTCAACGACAGCCTGGGGCACGCCGTCGGCGACCGGCTCCTCGAACGGTTCGGATCCGTGCTGTCGCTGTGCGGGGCCATGCTGCCCGGCGCCCTCGCCGCCCGGCTCGGCGGCGACGAGTTCTGCCTCCTCGTGGTCGGTGCGCCCGTCGACGACGTGGTTCGGGCGGCGGGCGAACTGTGCCGTCGCGCCGCCGAGTTGGAGCTGGGGGAGGGGGTCGCCTGCGGGATCGCGTCGACCGCCGACGCGATCGGGCCGGTGCGGACGGCTCGCCGGTTGTTCCGGCTCGCCGATGCGGCGCAGTACCGGGCGAAGGCGGTCCACGCGGACCGGCCCGTGGTCGCGGGGCGCGAGGGCCCCGACGACCCGGTCGTCCGGCTCGCTGACGCGAGGCCCTCCGGGGAGGAAGTTGTTGAGCGGCGGCGGTTCCGTGGGCGGCGGTTGTGA
- a CDS encoding enoyl-CoA hydratase/isomerase family protein, whose protein sequence is MGEERSEERSEERFGEFVVVRRHDYVAELVLDRPKAMNAVSSAMARSIGGACAALVADRDVRAVVLTSTHERAFCVGADLKERNSMSDAELVRQRPVARGAYTGVLELPMPTIAAVHGFALGGGFELALSCDLIVADSTAVVGLPEVSVGVIPGGGGTQLLPRRVGAARAAELIFTARRVEGAEARELGLVDVLVEEGRDREEALTLASRIAANSPVGVRAAKRALRTGFGLDLRAGLEVEDAAWRSVAFSGDRAEGVAAFAEKRAPVWPGE, encoded by the coding sequence ATGGGTGAGGAGCGGTCCGAGGAACGGTCCGAGGAGCGGTTCGGGGAGTTCGTTGTGGTGCGGCGGCACGATTACGTCGCCGAGCTCGTCCTCGATCGGCCGAAGGCCATGAACGCGGTCTCCTCCGCCATGGCCCGGTCCATCGGCGGCGCGTGTGCGGCGCTGGTCGCCGACCGTGACGTACGCGCGGTGGTGCTGACCTCCACCCATGAGCGGGCGTTCTGCGTCGGGGCCGATCTCAAGGAGCGGAACTCGATGTCCGACGCCGAGCTGGTCCGGCAGCGGCCGGTGGCGCGGGGTGCGTACACGGGTGTGCTGGAGTTGCCGATGCCGACGATCGCCGCGGTGCACGGGTTCGCGCTGGGCGGCGGGTTCGAGCTGGCGCTGTCCTGCGATCTGATCGTGGCGGACTCCACGGCCGTGGTGGGGCTGCCGGAGGTGTCCGTGGGGGTGATTCCGGGGGGCGGCGGTACGCAGTTGCTGCCCCGGCGGGTGGGGGCGGCGCGGGCCGCCGAGCTGATCTTCACGGCGCGGCGGGTGGAGGGGGCCGAGGCGCGGGAGCTGGGGCTGGTGGACGTGCTGGTGGAGGAGGGGCGCGACCGGGAGGAGGCGCTGACGCTGGCGTCCCGGATCGCGGCGAATTCCCCTGTCGGGGTACGGGCGGCCAAGCGGGCGTTGCGGACGGGGTTCGGGTTGGACCTGCGGGCGGGCCTTGAGGTGGAGGACGCCGCGTGGCGTTCCGTTGCCTTTTCCGGCGACCGGGCGGAGGGGGTGGCGGCGTTCGCCGAGAAGCGGGCGCCGGTCTGGCCGGGTGAGTAG
- a CDS encoding VC0807 family protein, which translates to MNDAITAAEGTGKPDASSRSIRSLLAHWGPTIVFNIAGPILLYGYLTDHGWSKAHALMLASLLPLGEISVVYALRRQIDDFGVFTLITMGLTLVSMVAFNSARAILIKDSLLIGIIGLGILLTLVMARPFAYYMGRKFATDGTEASRAWWESLWRYDGFRRTQRTITIVWGVAFVVEAAVRVLLTYMLSTSIMVSVSSIGPFAVLVSLVFWTIRYSRRKQAQAERAQGPVEAPGATGLAGNGTVT; encoded by the coding sequence GTGAACGACGCCATCACAGCGGCTGAAGGCACCGGCAAGCCCGATGCGTCCAGTCGTTCCATACGTAGTCTGCTGGCCCACTGGGGCCCCACGATCGTCTTCAACATCGCCGGGCCGATCCTGCTCTACGGCTACCTGACCGATCACGGGTGGAGCAAGGCGCATGCACTGATGCTCGCCTCTCTGCTGCCGTTGGGGGAGATCAGTGTCGTCTACGCGCTCCGCCGCCAGATCGACGACTTCGGCGTCTTCACATTGATCACGATGGGCTTGACGCTGGTGAGCATGGTGGCGTTCAACAGCGCCCGTGCGATCCTGATCAAGGATTCGCTGCTGATCGGCATCATCGGCCTGGGGATTCTGCTGACGCTGGTGATGGCGCGTCCGTTCGCGTACTACATGGGCCGCAAGTTCGCCACCGACGGCACCGAGGCGAGTCGCGCCTGGTGGGAAAGCTTGTGGCGGTACGACGGCTTCCGGCGCACCCAGCGGACGATCACCATCGTGTGGGGCGTCGCGTTCGTGGTCGAGGCCGCCGTTCGCGTCCTGCTGACGTACATGTTGTCGACGTCGATCATGGTGAGCGTCAGCAGCATCGGGCCGTTCGCGGTGCTCGTCTCCCTGGTCTTCTGGACGATCCGCTACAGCCGGCGCAAGCAGGCCCAGGCTGAGCGGGCGCAGGGACCGGTCGAGGCGCCTGGTGCCACGGGTCTGGCCGGGAACGGCACCGTGACCTGA
- a CDS encoding adenylate/guanylate cyclase domain-containing protein yields the protein MTVDDTGSDAAGSRVDGQDADPGDDPLALRLEQLILGAERRYTPFQAARSAGVSMELASRFWRAMGFADIGQAKALTEADVLALRRLAGLVEAGLLSEAMAVQVARSTGQTTARLAEWQIDSFLEGLTEPPEPGMTRTEVTYPLIELLLPELEEFIVYVWRRQLAAATGRVVQAADDEEMVDRRLAVCFADLVGFTRLTRRMEEEELGELVEAFETTAADLVAANGGRLVKTLGDEVLYAADEPGVAAEIALRLIETMAHDETMPELRVGMAFGTVTTRMGDVFGSTVNLASRLTSIAPRDAVLVDAAFAEELIRTGDAPASEAEAAEAAAAAEKEGEEPPVYRFALQPMWQRPVRGLGVVEPWLLTRRAGPVA from the coding sequence GTGACCGTCGACGACACGGGCTCTGACGCGGCGGGCAGCCGGGTGGATGGGCAGGACGCCGACCCCGGTGATGACCCGCTCGCCCTGCGTCTGGAACAGCTCATCCTCGGTGCCGAGCGGCGCTACACCCCCTTTCAGGCGGCCCGCAGCGCCGGTGTCTCCATGGAACTGGCGTCCCGTTTCTGGCGGGCGATGGGCTTCGCCGACATCGGGCAGGCCAAGGCGCTGACGGAGGCGGACGTACTCGCGCTGCGCCGGCTCGCCGGTCTCGTGGAGGCGGGGCTGCTGAGCGAGGCGATGGCCGTGCAGGTGGCGCGCTCCACGGGGCAGACCACCGCCCGTTTGGCCGAGTGGCAGATCGATTCCTTCCTGGAGGGGCTGACCGAGCCGCCCGAGCCCGGAATGACGCGCACCGAGGTGACGTACCCGCTGATCGAGCTGCTCCTGCCCGAGCTGGAGGAGTTCATCGTGTACGTCTGGCGGCGCCAGCTCGCCGCCGCGACCGGGCGGGTCGTGCAGGCCGCCGACGACGAGGAGATGGTCGACCGGCGGCTCGCCGTCTGCTTCGCCGACCTGGTCGGGTTCACGCGGCTGACCCGTCGTATGGAGGAGGAGGAGCTCGGCGAACTCGTCGAGGCCTTCGAGACCACGGCCGCCGATCTGGTGGCGGCGAACGGCGGGCGGCTCGTCAAGACGCTCGGCGACGAGGTGCTGTACGCGGCGGACGAGCCGGGTGTGGCCGCCGAGATCGCGCTGCGGCTGATCGAGACGATGGCGCACGACGAGACGATGCCCGAGCTGCGGGTCGGGATGGCCTTCGGCACGGTGACCACCCGCATGGGCGATGTGTTCGGGTCGACGGTGAATCTGGCCTCGCGGTTGACGTCGATAGCGCCACGGGATGCCGTGCTCGTCGACGCGGCGTTCGCGGAGGAGCTGATCCGTACCGGGGACGCGCCCGCCTCCGAGGCGGAGGCGGCCGAGGCCGCTGCCGCCGCGGAGAAGGAGGGCGAGGAGCCGCCGGTGTACCGCTTCGCGCTCCAGCCGATGTGGCAGCGCCCGGTGCGCGGGCTCGGCGTGGTCGAGCCCTGGCTGCTGACCCGGCGGGCCGGCCCCGTCGCATAG
- a CDS encoding biotin--[acetyl-CoA-carboxylase] ligase, protein METPPNDEGNPPDGHGEPRSDRWSDLDRPPLNAAGLRRALVREGSLWSDVNVVRSTGSTNADLVALATAGKAAEGVILLAEEQTAGRGRLDRQWTAPARSGLFFSVLLKPTQVPVTRWGWLPLLTGVAVATGLSRAAGVDTSLKWPNDLLVSVGGAERKAGGILAERAGTDGVVIGIGINVTLREDELPVPTAGSLVLAGAVGTDRDPLLRAVLRSLEQWYLRWRAAEGDPVLSGLQETYAAGCATLGRTVRAELPGDRSVVGEAVAVDGDGRLVLATGEGVQEPVGAGDVVHLRPA, encoded by the coding sequence ATGGAGACGCCACCGAACGATGAAGGTAACCCGCCCGACGGGCACGGTGAGCCGAGGTCGGACCGCTGGTCCGACCTCGACCGCCCCCCTCTGAACGCCGCTGGCCTGCGCAGGGCTCTCGTGCGCGAGGGCAGCCTGTGGTCCGACGTGAACGTGGTGCGGAGTACCGGCTCGACCAACGCGGACCTGGTCGCCCTGGCGACCGCGGGCAAGGCAGCCGAGGGCGTGATCCTGCTCGCCGAGGAGCAGACCGCCGGACGCGGTCGGCTGGACCGGCAGTGGACGGCGCCTGCTCGTTCCGGACTGTTCTTCTCCGTGCTGCTGAAGCCGACACAGGTGCCGGTGACCCGCTGGGGATGGCTGCCGCTGCTCACCGGGGTCGCGGTGGCGACGGGGCTGTCACGCGCCGCGGGCGTCGATACGTCCCTCAAATGGCCCAATGACCTGCTGGTGAGCGTGGGAGGCGCGGAGCGCAAGGCGGGCGGGATCCTCGCGGAGCGGGCCGGTACGGACGGTGTGGTGATCGGCATCGGCATCAACGTCACCCTGCGCGAGGACGAGCTGCCGGTGCCGACGGCGGGGTCGCTGGTCCTGGCGGGGGCTGTGGGGACGGACCGGGATCCGCTGCTGCGGGCGGTGCTGCGGTCGCTGGAGCAGTGGTACCTGCGGTGGCGGGCGGCGGAGGGGGATCCCGTGTTGTCGGGGCTGCAGGAGACGTATGCGGCGGGGTGCGCGACGTTGGGGCGGACAGTGCGGGCGGAGTTGCCGGGGGACCGGAGTGTGGTGGGGGAGGCGGTTGCTGTGGACGGCGACGGAAGGTTGGTGCTGGCCACGGGGGAGGGGGTGCAGGAGCCGGTGGGGGCGGGGGATGTGGTGCACTTGCGGCCGGCGTGA
- a CDS encoding acyl-CoA carboxylase subunit beta — MAEPVQPPQIDIHTTAGKLADLQRRVEAATHAGSERAVEKQHAKGKLTARERIELLLDEDSFVELDEFATHRSTNFGLENNRPYGDGVVTGYGTVDGRPIAVFSQDFTVFGGALGEVYGQKIVKVMDFALKTGCPVIGINDSGGARIQEGVASLGAYGEIFRRNTHASGVIPQISLVVGPCAGGAVYSPAITDFTVMVDQTSHMFITGPDVIKTVTGEDVGFEELGGARTHNSASGVAHHMAGDEKDAIEYVKQLLSYLPSNNLSEPPLFPEEADLTVTDEDRELDVLIPDSANQPYDMHTVIEHVLDDAEFFETQSLFAPNILTGFGRVEGRPVGIVANQPMQFAGCLDIDASEKAARFVRTCDAFNVPVITFVDVPGFLPGVDQEHTGIIRRGAKLIYAYAEATVPLITVITRKAFGGAYDVMGSKHLGADLNLAWPTAQIAVMGAQGAVNILHRRTIAEAEANGEDLDVVRARLIREYEDHLLNPYIAAERGYVDAVILPSDTRRHVVRGLRQLRTKRESLPPKKHGNIPL; from the coding sequence ATGGCCGAGCCGGTACAGCCGCCGCAGATCGACATCCACACCACCGCTGGCAAGCTCGCGGACCTGCAGCGCCGCGTCGAGGCGGCGACGCACGCCGGATCGGAACGGGCTGTCGAGAAGCAGCACGCCAAGGGAAAGTTGACGGCCCGTGAGCGGATCGAACTGCTCCTCGACGAGGACTCGTTCGTGGAACTCGACGAGTTCGCCACGCACCGCTCGACCAACTTCGGGCTGGAGAACAACCGCCCGTACGGAGACGGTGTGGTGACCGGTTACGGCACCGTGGACGGCCGTCCGATCGCCGTGTTCTCCCAGGACTTCACCGTGTTCGGCGGTGCGCTGGGCGAGGTCTACGGCCAGAAGATCGTCAAGGTCATGGACTTCGCGCTGAAGACCGGCTGTCCGGTCATCGGCATCAACGACTCGGGCGGCGCCCGTATCCAGGAGGGCGTGGCGTCCCTGGGCGCGTACGGCGAGATCTTCCGCCGCAACACCCACGCCTCCGGTGTCATCCCGCAGATCTCGCTCGTCGTGGGGCCGTGCGCCGGTGGCGCCGTGTACTCGCCGGCCATCACCGACTTCACGGTCATGGTCGACCAGACCTCGCACATGTTCATCACCGGCCCGGACGTCATCAAGACGGTCACCGGCGAGGACGTCGGCTTCGAGGAGCTGGGCGGTGCGCGCACCCACAACTCCGCCTCGGGCGTGGCCCATCACATGGCCGGCGACGAGAAGGACGCCATCGAGTACGTCAAGCAGCTGCTGTCGTACCTGCCGTCCAACAACCTCAGCGAGCCCCCGCTGTTCCCTGAGGAGGCGGACCTCACCGTCACGGACGAGGACCGCGAACTGGACGTCCTGATCCCGGACAGCGCGAACCAGCCGTACGACATGCACACGGTGATCGAACACGTCCTGGACGACGCCGAGTTCTTCGAGACGCAGTCCCTGTTCGCGCCCAACATCCTCACCGGGTTCGGCCGGGTGGAAGGGCGTCCGGTCGGGATCGTCGCCAACCAGCCGATGCAGTTCGCGGGTTGCCTCGACATCGACGCGTCGGAGAAGGCGGCCCGCTTCGTCCGCACCTGCGACGCCTTCAACGTCCCGGTGATCACCTTCGTGGACGTCCCCGGCTTCCTGCCGGGCGTCGACCAGGAGCACACGGGCATCATCCGTCGCGGCGCCAAGCTGATCTACGCGTACGCCGAGGCGACCGTCCCCCTCATCACGGTCATCACCCGCAAGGCCTTCGGCGGCGCCTACGACGTCATGGGCTCCAAGCACCTGGGTGCCGACCTCAACCTCGCCTGGCCGACCGCCCAGATCGCCGTGATGGGCGCCCAGGGCGCGGTCAACATCCTGCACCGCCGCACGATCGCCGAGGCGGAGGCGAACGGCGAGGATCTCGACGTGGTCCGCGCCCGGCTGATCCGGGAGTACGAGGACCACCTCCTCAACCCCTACATCGCGGCCGAACGCGGCTACGTCGACGCGGTGATCCTGCCGTCCGACACCCGCCGCCATGTCGTACGAGGGCTGCGCCAGCTCCGTACGAAGCGCGAGTCCCTGCCCCCGAAGAAGCACGGCAACATCCCGCTTTAA
- a CDS encoding acyl-CoA carboxylase epsilon subunit yields the protein MTIKVVRGNPTPEELAAALAVVRARAVAASSIPPGAPGTTDAWADPSRIAAHHLPHPSPTSWSRTYWPG from the coding sequence ATGACGATCAAGGTCGTACGGGGCAACCCGACCCCCGAGGAGCTCGCCGCCGCCCTGGCGGTGGTCCGAGCCCGCGCCGTGGCGGCGTCCTCCATACCGCCCGGCGCACCCGGCACCACGGACGCGTGGGCGGACCCGTCCCGCATCGCCGCCCACCACCTGCCCCACCCGAGCCCGACATCCTGGAGCCGCACCTACTGGCCGGGCTGA
- the mmpB gene encoding morphogenic membrane protein MmpB, producing the protein MLWSDPKNEPPKELRDAQQMLRRLGFLMALAMLLAMIVLGVR; encoded by the coding sequence ATGCTGTGGTCCGACCCCAAGAACGAGCCGCCGAAGGAACTGCGCGACGCGCAGCAGATGCTTCGGCGGCTCGGGTTTCTCATGGCGCTGGCCATGCTGCTCGCGATGATCGTGCTCGGCGTGCGGTAG
- a CDS encoding nucleoside triphosphate pyrophosphatase, protein MTDQPRRRLVLASQSPARLNLLRQAGLDPEVIVSGFDEDAVTAPTPAELALALAEAKASVVAAQPGVRGALVIGCDSVLDLDGQAYGKPADAEEATARWKSMRGREGTLQTGHCVYDTAAGRHVSATASTVVRFGEPTDEEIAAYVASGEPLHVAGAFTLDGRSAPFIDGIDGGHGNVIGISLPLVRKLLAELGVGITELWTPREK, encoded by the coding sequence ATGACCGATCAGCCGCGCCGCCGTCTCGTGCTCGCCTCCCAGTCCCCCGCCCGGCTCAATCTGCTCAGGCAGGCCGGACTCGACCCCGAGGTGATAGTCAGCGGGTTCGACGAGGACGCCGTGACCGCGCCGACCCCGGCCGAACTGGCCCTCGCCCTCGCCGAGGCCAAGGCCTCCGTGGTGGCCGCGCAGCCCGGGGTGCGGGGCGCGCTGGTGATCGGCTGCGACTCCGTCCTCGACCTGGACGGCCAGGCGTACGGCAAGCCCGCCGACGCCGAGGAGGCCACCGCCCGCTGGAAGTCGATGCGCGGCCGGGAGGGCACGCTCCAGACCGGGCACTGCGTCTACGACACGGCCGCGGGGCGCCATGTCTCGGCCACCGCGTCCACCGTGGTCCGCTTCGGCGAGCCGACGGACGAGGAGATCGCCGCGTACGTCGCCTCGGGCGAGCCGCTCCACGTCGCCGGGGCGTTCACCCTCGACGGCCGTTCGGCACCGTTCATCGACGGCATCGACGGCGGCCACGGCAACGTCATCGGCATCAGCCTGCCGCTCGTACGCAAGCTGCTCGCCGAACTGGGCGTCGGCATCACGGAGTTGTGGACGCCCCGGGAGAAGTAG
- a CDS encoding acetyl/propionyl/methylcrotonyl-CoA carboxylase subunit alpha — protein MRKVLIANRGEIAVRVARACRDAGIASVAVYADPDRDALHVRAADEAFALGGDTPATSYLDMAKVLQAAKDSGADAIHPGYGFLSENADFAQAVIDAGLTWIGPPPQAIRDLGDKVAARHIAQRAGAPLVAGTPDPVSGSDEVVAFAREHGLPIAIKAAFGGGGRGLKVARTLEEVPELYDSAVREAVAAFGRGECFVERYLDKPRHVETQCLADSHGNVVVVSTRDCSLQRRHQKLVEEAPAPFLSEAQVAELYSSSKAILKEAGYVGAGTVEFLVGTDGTISFLEVNTRLQVEHPVTEEVAGIDLVREMFRIADGEELGYGDPELRGHSFEFRINGEDPGRGFLPAPGTVTTFAPPSGPGVRLDAGVESGSVIGPAWDSLLAKLIVTGATREQALQRAARALEEFQVEGMATAIPFHRKVVTDPAFAPELTGGQDPFTVHTRWIETEFVNDIPAFSAPADVEADEEAGRETVVVEVGGKRLEVSLPISLGMSLARTGLAAGAKPKRRAAKKSGPVASGDTLASPMQGTIVKVAVEEGQEVKEGDLVVVLEAMKMEQPLNAHKAGTIKGLAAEVGASLTSGAPICEIKD, from the coding sequence GTGCGCAAGGTGCTCATCGCCAACCGTGGCGAAATCGCTGTCCGCGTTGCCCGGGCCTGCCGGGATGCCGGGATCGCGAGCGTGGCCGTATACGCCGACCCGGACCGGGACGCTCTGCATGTCCGCGCCGCGGATGAGGCGTTCGCCCTGGGCGGTGACACCCCGGCCACCAGTTATCTGGACATGGCCAAGGTGCTGCAGGCCGCCAAGGATTCAGGAGCGGACGCGATCCACCCCGGATACGGCTTCCTCTCCGAGAACGCCGACTTCGCCCAGGCCGTCATCGACGCCGGGCTGACCTGGATCGGCCCGCCCCCGCAGGCCATCCGCGACCTCGGCGACAAGGTCGCCGCCCGCCACATCGCCCAGCGCGCCGGCGCGCCGCTGGTGGCCGGCACGCCCGACCCGGTCTCCGGTTCGGACGAGGTCGTCGCCTTCGCCCGGGAGCACGGCCTGCCCATCGCGATCAAGGCCGCCTTCGGCGGTGGCGGACGCGGTCTGAAGGTCGCCCGCACCCTCGAAGAAGTCCCGGAGCTGTACGACTCCGCCGTCCGCGAGGCCGTCGCCGCGTTCGGGCGGGGCGAGTGCTTCGTCGAGCGCTACCTCGACAAGCCCCGCCACGTGGAGACACAGTGCCTGGCCGACTCCCACGGCAACGTGGTCGTCGTCTCGACCCGTGACTGCTCGCTCCAGCGCCGCCACCAGAAGCTCGTGGAGGAGGCGCCCGCCCCGTTCCTGTCCGAGGCGCAGGTGGCGGAGCTGTACTCCTCCTCCAAGGCGATCCTGAAGGAAGCCGGCTACGTCGGCGCCGGGACCGTCGAGTTCCTCGTCGGCACGGACGGCACGATCTCCTTCCTGGAGGTCAACACCCGCCTCCAGGTGGAGCACCCGGTCACCGAGGAGGTCGCCGGCATCGACCTCGTCCGCGAGATGTTCCGCATCGCCGACGGCGAGGAGCTCGGCTACGGCGACCCGGAACTGCGCGGCCACTCCTTCGAGTTCCGCATCAACGGCGAGGACCCCGGCCGCGGCTTCCTGCCCGCCCCCGGCACCGTCACCACCTTCGCCCCGCCCTCCGGGCCCGGTGTCCGCCTGGACGCCGGCGTCGAGTCCGGGTCGGTCATCGGCCCGGCCTGGGACTCACTGCTCGCCAAGCTGATCGTCACCGGCGCCACCCGTGAACAGGCCCTCCAGCGCGCCGCCCGCGCCCTGGAGGAGTTCCAGGTGGAGGGCATGGCCACCGCCATCCCCTTCCACCGCAAGGTGGTCACCGACCCCGCTTTCGCCCCCGAACTCACCGGCGGCCAGGACCCCTTCACGGTCCACACCCGCTGGATCGAGACCGAGTTCGTCAACGACATCCCGGCCTTCTCCGCGCCCGCCGATGTCGAGGCGGACGAGGAAGCGGGCCGCGAGACCGTGGTCGTCGAGGTCGGCGGCAAGCGCCTGGAGGTCTCCCTCCCCATCTCGCTGGGCATGTCCCTGGCCCGCACCGGCCTCGCGGCGGGCGCCAAGCCGAAGCGCCGCGCGGCCAAGAAGTCGGGCCCGGTGGCCTCCGGTGACACCCTCGCCTCCCCGATGCAGGGCACCATCGTCAAGGTGGCCGTCGAGGAGGGCCAGGAGGTCAAGGAAGGCGACCTGGTCGTCGTCCTGGAAGCGATGAAGATGGAACAGCCCCTCAACGCGCACAAGGCCGGCACCATCAAGGGCCTCGCCGCCGAGGTCGGCGCCTCCCTCACCTCGGGCGCACCGATCTGCGAGATCAAGGACTGA
- a CDS encoding TetR/AcrR family transcriptional regulator, with amino-acid sequence MAQPPAGLRADARRNYERLLAEARSAFAEHGTDASLEDVARRAGVGIGTLYRHFPNRPALLSAVFEDAVSDLLARSRELLTAPEPCAALVTWLREIVTHAGEYRGLARALMSVSHDTDSALARCSNPMREAGAALLTRAQQAGTLRTDVAIGDLLQLTNAIALAAEETPDDPDLADRLLTLTLRGLKAVPR; translated from the coding sequence ATGGCCCAGCCGCCGGCAGGCCTACGTGCCGACGCCCGCCGCAACTACGAGCGGCTGCTCGCCGAGGCGCGTTCCGCCTTCGCCGAGCATGGGACGGACGCCTCCCTGGAGGACGTCGCACGGCGCGCGGGCGTCGGCATCGGCACCCTCTACCGCCACTTCCCCAACCGGCCCGCCCTGCTGAGCGCTGTCTTCGAGGACGCGGTCAGCGACCTGCTGGCCCGCTCCCGCGAACTGCTGACCGCCCCGGAGCCGTGCGCCGCGCTGGTGACCTGGCTGCGCGAGATCGTCACGCACGCCGGCGAGTACCGCGGCCTGGCACGGGCGCTCATGTCGGTGTCGCACGACACCGACTCGGCCCTGGCCAGGTGCAGCAACCCGATGCGGGAGGCGGGCGCGGCCCTGCTCACCCGCGCCCAGCAGGCCGGCACCCTCCGCACCGACGTGGCCATCGGCGACCTGCTCCAGCTCACCAACGCCATCGCGCTGGCGGCGGAGGAGACCCCGGACGACCCGGACCTGGCCGACCGCCTCCTGACCCTGACACTGCGGGGCCTGAAGGCCGTACCCCGCTGA